GTTCATCTGATTTCGCCTATTGTAAGAGAAAATTAAGCAAAAGCCATCACCAAACCAATTTATTGGGTAAAAAGAGGACGGATTGAATGCAGAAATTTAAGATGATGATTTAAGAAAAGGAGAATTGAGGGTGTTATTTAAAAACGTTTGCAAGCAATGAGAGAtagaaatcaggaaaggaaagtAAGAAATGGAATTTTACATTAATCTTAGAAAATTTACTATCTTTTTCAGGCCTTTATTTCCAGATCGGAATGCTATCACCCCACCAAAAAGAGCTAAGAATACTGTTCCATGGAATCCCTCTTGCAGATGGCACCAGGTCACTTTTATACCGTGATCCTCTAGTCGTTTCTTGTACAGCAGTCCATCATCTCTAAGCACATCAAATTCACAGGTCAAAATGAAAGCCTCAGGAAGTCGAGCAATAACGCTGTCTTCAGCTAGCAGTGGTGAAAAAACAGGGTCAAACACAGGCTTGATCAGTGTATAGATTTCTTTGGAGAATGGATGTGTTGTACTTGGTTGGTAGCCTCTTGTTTTAAACTCATGAGGTATGTAGTCAGGACTCACCCATTTCTGGTACTTGAGTTGCAAATCTTCTGGAACATGAGAACCATTAAATATTGCTTCCATGACTGACAAGTCTTTATTAAGATACTTCAAGCCCAGAGCAATGGTTCGTTCCTTTAACAAAATGGGGACTCCATTATTCTGCTGATAAGAAGGCAAATTCAGGTCCACACACTGGAGAAAAGGATATATTAGGATTTGTGCTCTCAGCTTTGGGAGATCTCTTCTGTTCACCAGTGCTTGGGCAACAGCAGCAGTGAGTGTACCTCCACTACTATCTCCACAGATGATAATGCGAGCAGGGTCCACTCCATAATCTTGTGCAGTCCTCATAAAGTGTATGGTGGCAGTGAGACAATCCTCAAACTGGGTTGGATATGGATGCTCGGGAGCTAAGCGATACCTAAATAGGAGTGAAAGTTTATTAACAGAGTCATATCTAGTGAATGGTCCCATTGTCATCTTTTCATTCatctatttctttctgaagattGGAAAATATTCTGAGATTATAATTACAGCAATAGAATTTATCATAATTATTGCTTTTGATGTATTATTTGCTACTATTGTTAATGTTTGGGGGAGTCAGTACACTATTCTATCTTTGCAAAATAGTTCTTTACCTATCTGTTAGGTGACCGAAGGCACATGCTGAGTTATTGTAGAATTAGGTGGCAAGGCAGGTATGTATAAATCAGTTATTAGAAATTCTAGTTAGAAATTGAAGTGAACATTTCCCAAGAAATTCTTAGAGAATATGAGCATAGAAAATTGATAACGAAAATATGAAAAGTTTTCAGTGGTTTTCTATAAGCTCAATTCTTTATAAACAGAATCAATAAGAGTTAATGATTCTTCAAGTATTTTAGGATGTAAATAGTAATTAGTGCAATTTTAATCAATTTCCAAGACATCAACTCTTTTCCTGAACTTTTAGAAATtggttcttttaaaaatgcattacagctcatcagaagaatattttgaatGTTCATCTCAGGTTGATTGCAAGTTAAATGTGTATACCCCTCCCCTAGTTTTTCAGAACTACTACTAAAATGAGTATTTAGTAGTCTGGGCAGctgtgtttttcacagaaagttACACATCAGAGTGTTTGCTTTCAACCTAACGTGGTTTGGATATGGCTTTAGGAAACAAAAACATCCTCACCTTTTAGTGGTGGCTACAAATTATTATAATagattttatttggaaataagcAAGTGGGAATTAGTTGAGTAATTCTTCCTAAGAGTAATTAGTGCTGGTGAAATGCATGTGATCATTAAATATAAGTACTGCATGCACTTTACAAGGAACTTGGCTTGCGGTGACTGTGCATTAAAGACTTACAAACCTAGAAGGAGGCAGAAATGGCTATCGTATAGTGTGTCTGGATTGACTCCACTTACCCAACAGACACAACCACGGAACTGGTTTTTTTAGCGAAATAGCGGCATGTTCTTTCATAGGCCCCTGTAAAACAAAATGGTTCAGTGGATTTGTAACTTGCTTTAAAAGTAAGTTGgatgaaaatattctgaaattcttatCTTTATTCTGTGATTAATGTTATACTGTAATTCTCTTATTATGGCATGGTCTAATCTGGACATTGCTCACAATTTCATTATGTCTGTGGGAATCTTCTTGCCAGTAAGAAACCTGGAATTTACACCAGTGCATTGTTTCAGTCTCCTCTTTGAAAAGTTAGTTAATAGAAAGCACCATTGCTGCCACTTCTGAAGTGGTATTGAAGAtgagaagttattttaaaaaaaaatcaaccaaacacaaaaccccctaCAAAACCTAGTACCAGAATTTTTCCTGTGCTTGAGCCACCATCTAatctcttctgcctttccaTTTCAAATGCCAGAAtgtggggcttttttccttgttttgctaCTATAAAGACACACAGCagtatgcacacatacacacaagcTTGCACACACATGTGAACACAAAGTGGGTtccttaagaaataaaattctaatgAGATTTTCAACTTTTCTCGTAAGCatgagggagaaggaagaaaacaggtaTTATAAATGATCAGAGAATAAAAGTTCTAGATAGACAACCTGTGTAAAGACAATTTAACATGATGCCTActgcatgtaaataaaatttttctactgtcctgaaattaattttgttattgATAATGCTTAAGCTACTAACTCTTCTTGTCATTTAAGAAATACCATGTCACATCAGAAACTACATAGTATTTGTAGTTATAGCTCATATCATATATATTACTCACGAATGCTTCCAAACCGTCCAACTCCTCCATGAAAATAAAGGATTCCTCTTCTTTGGCCAGTGGTTGACATTTTTGGCTGGTAAATTCTTACTTTAACCTTTTCAAACCTTAAGTCCTTGATGAAAAGATGTTTATCTTTCAATGGTGGTATTCCATCCATTGCAGTCCTGAGGACATAGACCTCTGAGGTGATACCTACTTTTTCCAAAAATTTTGCCTGTtaataaagggaaagaaaccaCAAATTAGTGCAAATTTCCATCTTACCTGAAGATTGATCATGACAAATTGAAAATTCTATGGTCAATTCAAACTTTGTCTCCTGCTGGTTCTTACGTTGAAATGGCCAGTTATGATAATGATTTGAATACATCTTCATTGTAATGTAATACCTACCAAAATTTGAAATTCAAAGAGCAGTAGATTTGAGGGGAATAGATGAACTTATCTTCTTTGAGCCAGTGGAAAAGCCTGCCTGAGAGTTGCATTAACTTGGCCCATTAATACTATCTTACATCTCTGGCCAAAATGTTAGCAGTGCTATATAGCAGAACATATAGCTTTGGGTTAGCTTTGGTGGTAATTTCTAGATTATATTAGAAATATTAGATGAGAACATGGTGTttctcaaattatttcattcttcaGTGGTGAAATCCTGGCTTGGTTTTtatcagtaggaaaaaaatcgAACTATTAATAGAAGATAAAAGAAGGTGTCAAATACTTCAACTTGTCAGGTGTTTAAGTAGCCATGTGCCTGAACAAAATGAGGAGAGAGTAGTTACAGCATTTTCAACTTCATCTTCAGACAAAGAATGTGGCTAATACTTTAGTTTCCCAAACTCATGCTACTTTTTaacttgcaggaaaaaaatctgtagcatCTACCACAGCTGGCCTCCTAAACAAGAATAGCTTTGAACCTTAGCTTGATCTTCTCACAGCTCAGTGATTCTTACTTAAACATTCAGGCTGAAGACTCTTATGTCACTCTGAGCTGGTCTACTTCACTGCATCGTGATGGCTTTAAGCTGTTTCAGTTGTAGTCTGCTCTAGTCTATTCCTGCTCAAGATGAAAAATATGAGGCAGTATAACTGTATTCCCACTATACTGGATTAAATTTTGTacttttcctcttcagcagTAGAGTTCTctaatgagtaatttattttgttgttacCATTATTCAtgcatatgtatttaaaaaaaattgcatatacAAAAGTATATGCTGCATGTATCTTAAAAACCAACAATGAGTCTTGTGGCTTTCACCTCACGTTTCACAGACCTAACATAGCTCAATAACGTGGTCCTGTTAGATGTGACGTAGGTATCCTATTCTAGGCCATTTGAGGAGCCGATCCCATCATCTTGTGGCCAAGTGTTAGTCTTGTAATAATTCCTTCTACAGAACTCCTGTATGATGTCCATgggaaaatagttttgtttccttaatcCCCCAATTCCCtccagtattttctttcctcacacTAATACTTTTGTAACAATAAAAGTTAAACCTGTAATTAGCAATGTTGTTTGTATATAATATAGAGATCATCTTTGTCTTGGAagtactaaaaataaataggagTCCTTAACCACTGTGTTTAGTGTGGGCCATATAACATCTCATTTTTGTTAAATCTGCAGTAGTTTCACGAGTCAACTTTCATAGAGATTGGCATTCATTCATATTCCTCTTAGTCACTTCACTATTAGCTGTGAGTATCTTCTATGGATTACCTGCAACAACGTACAGTTATGGCAGACATCCGTGATTAGTATCATCACGTCTAATCTTCATAGTTATTTCTGTTAATCTTGTGgtgttgttttaaattatacagTTCCTGTGAATAGAAGTTATACAAGAACCTGcagaatttgcatttttgctttcttttctgattcaAGTCCTTTTTTTTAGTATATATCGCTCCCTCACAGTGAGGTACTGGGTTTTGGCCTagagtttctgaaaaaaagtgaTCACTTGCATGACAGCTGCAAGATGGGGCTACGTGTACATAAAGGTACATTTAGAGTGTATCTACACTGTGCATCACTGATTTCTTTATTACCACAAATGCCACTTTCAGGATCTTCATGTTCATGAAGCTTGTTCTTTTGCAGGTGATTACCCAAGTTAGTCAAACATGACCTACATTTTGACATTTGTAAATAAGTGCAACTGCTTAGTAGTATAATTTGTAGACCAGTAATTGGACAGTTTGTTTATATATTGATTAAGGCTCTTCTAACGCTATAGCTGACATGACAGCtcaaaaattaatgaaaacttaCAGGTAGCATAAGACAACAAAGTACGGGACTAGAGATCCGCGACCTTGTTTGAAGCATTGTCTGACTCAGCCTCTGCAGTCACACTGAGTGCAAGTGTCTGGCATTCAcagcaaaatactgaaaaactgATCCCACTGGCAACAACCAGCATGGAGATTTCCATGCACCAGGAGAAAAGCTGTGTGAGAGCTGAGTTAGCTTAGAAGTGGGAGTCCAGATACATGTTTAAGCAAAGGACTAGGGCCTGCAGCAACACGTGTGTGGTAATGTCTGTGGGAGGGATGTGACAGAGCTGTGCTCTCCGTGGTGTTAGGGTCCTTTGTCCTCTTTACACCATTACAAAGGCCTTCTGTGTACATACCAGAAGACATCTGAATTGCACTTTGTGCCAGCCCTTCTACCTAAACCGTTACTAGAATAAATTGGGTACAAGAAGCTTACAGAACTATTAACACAGTAGGTAGCATAATTTAATCAGCCCCTCTGTTTCCTAGACAGGATCGGTCAGTTAAGTCCCCTGGCTATTGTTTAGCTTTACTGATAtatcaatttttcttcttatagACTGAATcatagatgaaaaaataaaggacgAGTTAATagatttttcagtgaagaagttttatTAACATTAAGATGtagctgttttatttaaatatatccTCATAGGTGAATCGAgacatttcttcataaaatctATTAGATTGGGCACAACTACTTCAAACTGGTTTGTCTTCAGTGACTACACATGTATCTTTTGTCCCAGCTGAATACCAGATATGATAGTAAACTTTAATTTTCCCTGCAGTTTTGACATTATGGGTTGCCATCCCTCAAAAGCATTTGGCTACTTTGGCGTAAGTAATTGGCCTAATATCAAGTTCCTACGTGACTCGGACGttacatgcatttaaaattttgtataaCCGTACattaatattcttatttttctgctcctttgagGTGATGTGGTACAGTGCTTTTGCTTGGCCTCTCACTGGCCAGCAGAAATGGTACAAAATTATAAGATCAAAAGTTAAAAACTACATTAATCACCAGTAAGTTTCTAAATTCTGCACTTTAGCTCTTTACGTATGAGttacagaaagataaaagtCTGATGGATAAAGAGTGTTTTGACAATGTGGAAGTCAACATATGGCATAGTAGAtgtaagaaaatttaattttacttctaTTGCTATCCTATTTTATTGTGTGGCTTTACTATCATAGCAGTGTTCAGGCCTGGGTGGGGCACTTCTCAAGGGACATGATGAGTCAGGTTCTTAGGAGCTTGCTGGTTCACTTCAAACAAAAGTTAATAAGCAATGTagcaggaaaagggaggaagaaataataacaTTAGAACATGGAACTGAAGTGAAATGTAATGTACAAGCCAAAGAAACCAAAGGGtttctttcataatttaaacaactagaagaaaagcagcttgaTTTAGGTATCACAGAAGAGTGTTCTTAAAATGACAGAGGCAACAATTAATTCAGGAAAGGATAACTGATGAAACAGAAAGACAAGTGGTAGTcacattttagttttaaagagaaacaaggATGAAAAACAGGAGGATCAAAAATGTGTCAAAAACAATGAGACAGAAAGACAGCTTTAATACTATGTGTAGTatctcaaaaaaagaaagtcataTAGGCATATTGAAAGGCAAAAGATGATGAATGTGGCAACTGTCTTTCAGATAGCTCAGACGTAGAGTGATACAGTTGTAGAAGAGAACTGAGATCACAGACATCATTTAGTTGCTCACTCTCTAAATAAGCACTATGTAATACAGAGCAGAAGTTCCACATACACTGCAGTAAGCTTCTTCAGCCTTCCAGCACTATATTGAAGCAACAGGATTAAGAAGCTAAAACATAagccatcagaaaaaaagtgggTATTATGcagtcagaatttttttccGTATTGTTACCTTTGGTGCTATATAGCAAGCAGTAGAGTCTGTTATACCCAGCTGAGCTGAAGGTATCTGCAATGGTGCTCACATCACCAAATTAATCCAGTTGCATATTTGTAATGGATTTAAACATCAATTCTAAAAAACCTCACCAACCCATTACCCCCccatcagaaattaaatttaaaactcCAGCTTTAATCAAGTTTTACTTACCAGACCAAACCCGAAGTTCAGGATGTAATGAAAAACATAAAGCTTTTGGCGCTGACTAAATCCATGAGGGATTTCTGCCTTGGGGTGTTCATAATAGAATGCCATTGCCACAAAGACAGtcaaaacagcaagaaaaattgCTAGGAGGAGTTCCATCTCACTGTACTGCTAGGAGCCAAATGGAAGAACCAGCTGTGGCTTCCTTCCCCCTCTGACTTTTgaagtatttctgaaagtaaAGGTGCAGGATTCTTTTCATATCCCATCatccagcttttaaaaatgccaatAAGAAGATGAAAACATGTGGCAATCAAACCATACAATTAAACAGACAGTAACAATTAGTCGTGGGAGAAGCTTGCATAAGCAGTTTTCCATATTGGCAGCTAACATGTTTTGAGTCTGTGCCCATCACCGTAGAACCAGAGCTTGATACATCATTTGTAGCGTCAGTGTTATGAGAAGACAAAAACTTGCTATGTCTCTCCCTGTTTCTTGAATACAGTCAAGTCTGTATTATTTCCAAGTTACTGTGAGTTCCCGTGGAACGGGATTTCTTAGTAATCATCTTCAGAGCTGCACAGTTTTGTGATTTATTGTGTCTCCACACCTTActtcttcagatttttagtGAAATCAAGGTTTCAGTGTCGCAAACACATTTCATCACGTTTGATGACTGATGTTGTACGCTGCTATGCTGTTGCATCTTTGAGTCTAATGGaaccagaagcagctgcagcctgaAGTGTCAGTGCTTTGCATCTTGCTTGGTCCTCCTTGATAGCTTTTCTCCAGCAGGTGAAAGCTTGTACCAACTGTTGTGTTCGGTTTTTTAACAGCCTCTTGGTTGAACCTTGCAGTACTGCAGTCTGTCTTCTCAGGAATATGTTACTTACAGGTGTCATTCCAGGTAGAAAAATGATTCCAGCTGAGGAAGTCTATACTTGGACTTGATGTTTTCAGTGCTAGTAGCAATGACTAGACATCAGTAGCCTGCTCTTTTCTGTATACTCTGTGATCACCTTTAGGATCTGTGCCTTCCTCTGGAACtaacatatttttcagtatgCAAATCATTAGTGGTAAGATttaacttgaaacaaaaaatctgTAAAGCAAAGCTTTTTCAGCTCATATGATGTCACCTTTGGGAACAGTGTCTTTTTACCAGTCTTCTCAAACTGTGAATGGAACAGattctctctctgaaaattaGCAGTATgggtaaaatgaaaaatgaatgtgtaaaatttttccttaaattaaaaaaaaataatatgaggGATGAGCTGACCTTGAGAGgtatattaaaatgaaactaaatgCAGAGAACCTCAGAACTTTAGAATGCATAATCCATGACCTGCATAGAAAAGAAGACGTCGGACTTGATTCCTGACTTTAGAAACTGtttattaattatttagaaTAAACAGGAAGGAACTTAATTTTCAAGTCTGGTGATACACTCTCTGAGAAGAAACCCAGTCCAATCCTCTGCCCaaactgtttcttcattttatcCAACAACTCTGTGGACTTTCATTTCCCAATGTCCCggttccctctccctcccttgccAAA
This DNA window, taken from Grus americana isolate bGruAme1 chromosome 21, bGruAme1.mat, whole genome shotgun sequence, encodes the following:
- the LOC129215837 gene encoding arylacetamide deacetylase-like 4; its protein translation is MELLLAIFLAVLTVFVAMAFYYEHPKAEIPHGFSQRQKLYVFHYILNFGFGLAKFLEKVGITSEVYVLRTAMDGIPPLKDKHLFIKDLRFEKVKVRIYQPKMSTTGQRRGILYFHGGVGRFGSIRAYERTCRYFAKKTSSVVVSVGYRLAPEHPYPTQFEDCLTATIHFMRTAQDYGVDPARIIICGDSSGGTLTAAVAQALVNRRDLPKLRAQILIYPFLQCVDLNLPSYQQNNGVPILLKERTIALGLKYLNKDLSVMEAIFNGSHVPEDLQLKYQKWVSPDYIPHEFKTRGYQPSTTHPFSKEIYTLIKPVFDPVFSPLLAEDSVIARLPEAFILTCEFDVLRDDGLLYKKRLEDHGIKVTWCHLQEGFHGTVFLALFGGVIAFRSGNKGLKKIVNFLRLM